From one Candidatus Deferrimicrobiaceae bacterium genomic stretch:
- a CDS encoding class II glutamine amidotransferase has protein sequence MIAFASREPREIAPFLSHLARLSAQGKLVDGWERRPGGNHPDGWGIAIRQKGKTRLIRSGEPAATDPTLSGIRGSTDRFLGHVRYASDTSTVNAANAHPFLVRGIALAHNGTFKGRIGEEAEQRKASDTLVFLESLADRWKERTPAGLCEALSTLLGDTAGVGAYSAANLLIAHGEAIFALRNYRKREDYYTLFLRVEPGLVILASEPLDASPRWRALENGELVELCLPSPRSLFLAKAA, from the coding sequence ATGATCGCCTTTGCCTCTCGGGAACCTCGGGAGATCGCGCCGTTTCTCTCCCACCTTGCCCGGCTTTCCGCCCAGGGAAAACTGGTGGACGGGTGGGAAAGACGCCCGGGCGGGAATCACCCCGACGGATGGGGGATCGCGATCCGCCAGAAGGGGAAAACCCGGCTGATCCGGAGCGGGGAGCCCGCCGCCACCGATCCCACCCTAAGCGGGATCCGGGGGAGCACCGACCGGTTCCTCGGCCACGTCCGGTACGCCTCCGACACGAGCACGGTCAACGCCGCCAACGCCCACCCGTTTCTCGTGCGGGGGATCGCCCTCGCGCACAACGGAACGTTCAAGGGGCGGATCGGGGAGGAGGCCGAACAGCGCAAGGCGAGCGACACGCTCGTCTTTCTCGAATCGCTCGCGGACCGCTGGAAGGAGAGGACACCCGCCGGGCTTTGCGAGGCGCTGTCGACCCTGCTGGGGGATACGGCGGGGGTGGGGGCGTATTCCGCCGCGAACCTGCTGATCGCGCACGGGGAGGCGATATTCGCCCTCCGGAACTACCGGAAGCGCGAAGACTACTACACGCTTTTCCTCCGGGTCGAACCCGGACTGGTCATCCTTGCGAGCGAACCCCTCGATGCCTCGCCCCGGTGGAGGGCGCTGGAAAACGGGGAACTGGTCGAACTGTGCCTGCCGTCCCCCCGGTCCCTGTTCCTGGCGAAGGCGGCGTGA
- a CDS encoding GntG family PLP-dependent aldolase, with product MTSDMATPVDLRSDTVTLPSPGMRKAMARAKVGDSQRGEDPSVRALEEYAASRFGKEAGLFVPSGTMGNLVSVSAWTRPGDIVVASAASHIAGREGPGISNLAAVAILGIDAPRGIFTADDVARAIAAAPLRSRAKVRLVAAENTHNAGGGAVFPIASLRRIRSVCRKEGIPLHIDGSRIFNASVASGVPPVEYGKACQSLMFCLSKGLGAPVGSVVVGSREFIGEARNVGLRVGGGMRQAGIVASGGLYALRHNVARLAEDHENARVLARALAEIPGIDMINSPAETNIVLFRWKLPAMSLPDFQETLRKEGVLVDDRAFPLFRAVTHLGVGKKEIARAIRAFRKVFR from the coding sequence GTGACCTCCGACATGGCGACCCCCGTCGATCTGCGATCCGACACCGTCACGCTCCCCTCCCCGGGGATGCGAAAAGCGATGGCCCGCGCCAAGGTCGGCGACTCCCAGCGGGGGGAGGATCCCTCCGTGCGGGCTCTGGAGGAGTACGCCGCCTCCCGGTTCGGCAAGGAAGCGGGACTTTTCGTCCCCTCGGGGACGATGGGGAACCTGGTCTCGGTGTCCGCATGGACCCGGCCGGGGGACATCGTCGTCGCCTCCGCGGCTTCCCACATCGCGGGGCGCGAGGGGCCGGGCATCTCGAACCTGGCCGCCGTCGCCATCCTGGGGATCGACGCTCCCCGCGGGATCTTCACGGCGGACGACGTCGCCCGGGCGATCGCGGCGGCCCCGCTGCGGAGCAGGGCGAAGGTCCGGCTGGTGGCCGCGGAGAACACCCATAACGCGGGCGGGGGGGCGGTCTTTCCCATCGCCTCCCTGAGGCGGATCCGCAGCGTCTGCCGCAAGGAAGGGATCCCGCTTCACATCGACGGGTCCCGGATCTTCAACGCCTCGGTCGCCTCCGGTGTGCCGCCCGTGGAATACGGCAAAGCATGCCAATCCCTGATGTTCTGCCTCTCCAAGGGGCTGGGGGCGCCCGTGGGATCGGTCGTCGTGGGGTCCCGGGAGTTCATCGGGGAGGCAAGGAATGTGGGATTGCGCGTAGGCGGGGGGATGCGCCAGGCGGGGATCGTAGCCAGCGGCGGCCTCTACGCCCTCCGGCACAACGTCGCCCGGCTCGCGGAGGACCACGAGAACGCACGCGTGCTCGCCCGGGCGCTCGCGGAGATCCCCGGGATCGACATGATCAACTCCCCTGCGGAGACGAACATCGTCCTGTTCCGGTGGAAACTCCCCGCCATGTCCCTCCCCGATTTCCAGGAGACGCTTCGCAAGGAGGGAGTCCTCGTGGACGACCGGGCGTTCCCGCTCTTCCGGGCGGTCACGCACCTCGGGGTAGGGAAAAAGGAGATCGCCCGGGCCATCCGGGCATTCCGCAAGGTCTTCCGGTAG
- a CDS encoding zinc ribbon domain-containing protein: MLLFWNETRGDDVPTYEYKCEKCGEFEKEQRITDPELKKCPHCGGKAQRQVGGGGGFIRKGGNWVSKMSSPGDSPKKIADRMMKQTVGEVAEDIARGSKERSH; the protein is encoded by the coding sequence ATGTTACTGTTTTGGAACGAGACGAGGGGGGACGACGTGCCGACCTACGAGTACAAGTGCGAAAAGTGCGGGGAGTTCGAGAAGGAGCAGCGGATCACCGACCCGGAACTGAAAAAATGCCCGCACTGCGGCGGGAAGGCGCAACGGCAGGTCGGCGGAGGCGGCGGATTCATACGCAAGGGGGGCAACTGGGTCTCGAAGATGTCCTCCCCGGGCGACAGCCCGAAAAAGATCGCGGATCGGATGATGAAGCAGACGGTGGGCGAGGTGGCCGAAGACATCGCCCGCGGGTCGAAGGAACGGTCCCACTAA